A genome region from Acinetobacter lwoffii includes the following:
- a CDS encoding DUF58 domain-containing protein, giving the protein MDKTWQKWLAKRFQFSKQKQLSQKDVLVFIYQQGYLYLVLIFITFVAGVNYANNLILGFCFLISAVLCVSFYLTFKQLHDLQIELIADEVGQVGHSLNLHLYFQQQQLRPRYLYIKAGNQLAKVYLNAQKQQFILPFYAEQRGKFDYPAIQIYSVYPFGLVRAWTYLYHQHSAWVAPKAEVFSTENKYHLNRFELDMDEFRELRNYQSGDSLQAVSWKQFARGQGLYVKVFEQYQDEHSIEIHYAHMPSQSHEEKLEFVMGLVEQCEQQQCAYSLHLPQAELPQGAGEEQLRKAKQLLAQA; this is encoded by the coding sequence TTGGATAAGACCTGGCAAAAATGGCTGGCCAAACGCTTTCAATTTTCCAAGCAGAAACAGCTCTCGCAGAAAGATGTCTTGGTATTTATTTATCAGCAGGGCTATCTGTATCTGGTGTTGATCTTCATCACCTTTGTGGCGGGAGTGAACTATGCCAATAACCTGATTTTAGGTTTCTGCTTTTTAATCAGCGCGGTGCTGTGTGTCAGTTTTTATCTGACGTTTAAACAGTTGCATGACCTGCAAATTGAATTGATCGCAGATGAGGTGGGGCAGGTCGGTCATAGCCTGAATCTACATCTTTATTTTCAACAACAGCAACTTCGCCCCCGCTATTTGTATATCAAAGCAGGGAATCAGCTAGCGAAAGTTTATCTGAATGCGCAAAAACAGCAATTTATTCTGCCATTTTATGCAGAGCAACGTGGCAAGTTTGATTACCCGGCGATTCAGATTTATTCGGTTTATCCCTTTGGTCTGGTGCGGGCTTGGACCTATCTTTATCATCAGCATTCGGCCTGGGTCGCGCCTAAAGCTGAAGTTTTTAGCACAGAAAATAAATATCATCTCAACCGTTTTGAACTGGATATGGATGAGTTTCGTGAATTGCGCAATTACCAGTCAGGCGATTCCTTGCAGGCGGTGTCCTGGAAGCAGTTTGCCCGTGGGCAAGGCCTGTATGTCAAAGTTTTTGAGCAATATCAGGATGAACACAGTATCGAGATTCATTATGCACATATGCCGAGCCAGTCACATGAAGAAAAACTTGAATTTGTGATGGGTCTGGTCGAGCAATGCGAGCAGCAGCAATGTGCGTACAGTCTGCATTTGCCACAGGCCGAATTGCCTCAGGGCGCAGGTGAAGAACAACTGCGGAAAGCCAAACAATTGTTGGCGCAGGCCTGA
- a CDS encoding AAA family ATPase has translation MIWGMKQKENNDIAHINTVLEQKIASYAPKIQRFFEEVNAIVLDKQAQTTLALCCLIAGGHVLFEDLPGLGKTTLASSLAHLAGLKFQRIQFTNDMLASDVIGINMFNQKEHQFEFKQGPIFTQILLADEINRCSPKTQSALLEAMEEGYATIDGVRYALPKPFWVIATQNPLFQSGTYALPESQLDRFLMRLSLGYPSRHAEKLLLQQESRFALIASLAHIFTEDEILDLQSLAHQVFISEAIQEYLLDLAEETRKSRHGLSTRGLLALKRAAQAHALIQQRAFVTPDDVQAVFVAVTSHRLGLSEAETSNVMQQVAVS, from the coding sequence GTGATCTGGGGCATGAAACAAAAGGAAAATAACGACATTGCACACATCAATACTGTGCTTGAACAAAAAATTGCAAGTTATGCACCCAAGATCCAGCGTTTTTTTGAAGAAGTTAATGCCATTGTGTTGGATAAGCAGGCCCAGACCACACTGGCACTCTGTTGTTTGATTGCAGGCGGACATGTCTTATTTGAAGATTTACCCGGATTGGGTAAAACTACATTAGCCAGCAGTCTGGCACATCTGGCTGGGTTAAAGTTCCAGCGGATCCAATTTACCAATGACATGCTGGCCAGTGATGTCATCGGTATTAACATGTTTAACCAGAAAGAACATCAGTTCGAGTTTAAACAAGGCCCGATTTTTACTCAGATTTTACTGGCAGATGAAATCAACCGTTGTAGTCCCAAAACCCAGAGCGCCTTACTCGAGGCCATGGAAGAGGGCTATGCCACCATTGATGGCGTACGCTATGCCTTACCGAAACCTTTCTGGGTGATTGCCACACAAAACCCGCTGTTTCAAAGTGGAACCTATGCTTTGCCGGAATCCCAACTGGACCGTTTCCTGATGCGTCTGTCTTTAGGTTATCCATCGCGCCATGCAGAAAAACTGTTATTACAGCAGGAATCTCGTTTTGCCCTGATTGCCAGTCTGGCGCATATTTTTACTGAAGATGAAATTCTGGATCTACAAAGTCTGGCGCATCAGGTGTTTATTAGTGAAGCGATTCAGGAATATCTGCTCGATCTGGCAGAAGAAACTCGTAAAAGCCGTCATGGACTTTCTACTCGTGGTTTACTGGCCTTGAAGCGTGCCGCACAGGCGCATGCCCTGATTCAGCAACGCGCTTTTGTCACGCCGGATGATGTGCAGGCTGTATTTGTCGCGGTGACCTCCCATCGTCTGGGTTTGAGTGAAGCTGAAACCTCTAATGTCATGCAACAGGTTGCGGTCAGCTAA
- a CDS encoding YbdD/YjiX family protein, which produces MMNLKFAKSGKTMIYKIIKMTVMSQKDLILNPKNWSRIATLWQRLQQSFRLMVGVPDYQTYVEHMRKHHPDLEAMDPKTFYRHCVDSRYPSAGGDMKKCPC; this is translated from the coding sequence ATTATGAATCTGAAGTTTGCCAAAAGCGGGAAAACGATGATTTATAAAATCATCAAAATGACCGTGATGTCACAAAAGGATTTAATCCTGAATCCGAAAAACTGGTCACGGATTGCGACCTTGTGGCAACGTTTGCAGCAAAGTTTCCGCCTGATGGTTGGTGTCCCTGATTATCAGACCTATGTGGAGCATATGCGCAAGCATCATCCCGATCTGGAAGCTATGGACCCGAAAACATTTTATCGCCATTGTGTGGATTCCCGTTATCCATCTGCGGGTGGTGATATGAAGAAGTGTCCGTGTTAA
- a CDS encoding carbon starvation CstA family protein: METLQKKSTLTSKMIWLLVAIVGAVSFGVLALSRGEHVNAVWLVLAAACVYSIAYRFYSLFIATKVFELNERRLTPAHRLADGLDYVPTNKSVLFGHHFAAIAGAGPLVGPILAAQMGYLPGTIWLLVGVVLAGAVQDFLVLFISTRRDGRSLGEMAKQELGTFAGIIVMLGALGVMIIILAVLALVVVKALTNSPWGVFSIAATIPIAIFMGIYMRFIRPGKIAEVSIIGFVLMMLGIIYGENIAQHPYWGPFFTLSGTELTWALIIYGFIASVLPVWLLLAPRDYLSTFLKIGVIAGLAVGILFAMPEMKLPAITKFVDGTGPVFAGSMFPFLFITIACGAISGFHALVSSGTTPKLVNNERDIRMIGYGGMLMESFVAIMALICAAILDPGIYFAINSPAALLGTTAESAAEAVRTLGFVVTPEALTLLAQEVGENSILSRTGGAPTFAIGMAHIITEIFNSREMMAFWYHFAILFEALFILTAVDAGTRACRFMVQDTVGIVIPAVKQSHNFFGNLLGTAVAVAGWGFFVYQGVVDPLGGINSLWPLFGIGNQILAAMALILGTVILFKMKKQKYVWVTIIPTVFLFITSMTAGWQKIFHENPKIGFLAQADRFNTAIANNEILAPAKTVAEMQTVAMSNQINAALCAFFMIVAFVMLFAAIRVIRRALANPEPSVHEAEAIYRDPEEIQPAKGH, translated from the coding sequence ATGGAAACTTTACAAAAGAAGTCGACGCTGACTTCGAAAATGATTTGGCTTTTGGTAGCCATTGTGGGTGCAGTCTCCTTTGGAGTCCTGGCACTGAGTCGGGGTGAGCATGTCAATGCAGTCTGGCTGGTACTTGCCGCCGCCTGCGTCTATAGCATTGCTTACCGTTTCTACAGTTTGTTTATCGCCACCAAAGTATTTGAGCTGAATGAACGCCGTTTAACGCCTGCGCATCGTCTGGCCGATGGTCTGGACTATGTGCCGACCAATAAAAGCGTTCTGTTTGGCCATCACTTTGCGGCGATTGCCGGTGCAGGTCCTTTAGTCGGTCCAATCCTTGCAGCGCAGATGGGTTATCTGCCGGGCACGATCTGGCTACTGGTCGGCGTGGTGCTTGCCGGTGCAGTCCAGGATTTTCTGGTGCTGTTTATTTCTACCCGTCGTGACGGTCGATCACTCGGTGAAATGGCCAAGCAGGAACTGGGTACTTTTGCCGGTATTATCGTGATGCTTGGTGCCTTGGGTGTGATGATTATCATTCTGGCGGTATTGGCACTGGTGGTGGTGAAAGCGCTAACCAACAGCCCATGGGGTGTGTTCAGTATTGCAGCCACCATTCCGATTGCGATCTTTATGGGCATCTACATGCGTTTTATCCGCCCGGGTAAAATTGCTGAAGTTTCGATTATTGGTTTCGTCTTGATGATGCTGGGCATTATCTACGGTGAAAACATCGCACAACATCCATATTGGGGGCCATTCTTTACACTTTCTGGCACTGAACTGACTTGGGCGCTGATCATTTATGGCTTCATTGCGTCGGTATTGCCAGTCTGGCTATTACTTGCCCCACGTGATTACCTGTCAACCTTCCTGAAAATTGGCGTGATTGCAGGTCTGGCCGTGGGTATCCTGTTTGCCATGCCTGAAATGAAACTGCCAGCAATTACCAAATTCGTTGATGGTACTGGTCCTGTATTCGCAGGTTCTATGTTCCCATTCCTGTTTATTACCATTGCCTGTGGTGCGATTTCCGGTTTCCATGCTTTGGTGTCTTCAGGAACGACACCGAAACTGGTCAACAATGAACGCGATATCCGCATGATCGGTTACGGCGGTATGTTGATGGAATCTTTTGTGGCGATCATGGCCTTGATCTGTGCTGCAATTCTGGATCCAGGAATTTACTTTGCCATTAACTCACCAGCCGCATTACTCGGTACTACAGCCGAAAGTGCAGCAGAAGCAGTACGAACCCTTGGTTTTGTGGTAACCCCTGAAGCCTTGACCTTACTGGCACAAGAAGTCGGTGAAAATTCGATTCTATCGCGTACTGGTGGTGCACCAACTTTTGCAATCGGTATGGCGCATATCATCACCGAAATTTTCAACAGTCGTGAAATGATGGCGTTCTGGTATCACTTTGCGATTTTGTTTGAAGCACTATTCATCCTGACTGCTGTTGATGCTGGTACGCGTGCCTGTCGTTTCATGGTGCAGGATACTGTCGGTATCGTAATTCCAGCGGTGAAACAGTCGCATAACTTCTTCGGAAACCTGTTGGGTACTGCGGTTGCAGTGGCAGGCTGGGGCTTCTTCGTCTATCAGGGCGTAGTCGATCCACTCGGCGGGATTAACAGTTTATGGCCGCTGTTTGGTATTGGTAACCAGATTTTGGCTGCGATGGCGCTCATTCTTGGTACTGTCATTCTGTTCAAGATGAAAAAACAGAAATATGTCTGGGTGACAATTATCCCGACAGTGTTCCTGTTCATTACTTCCATGACAGCAGGCTGGCAGAAGATTTTCCACGAAAATCCAAAGATTGGTTTCCTTGCGCAGGCTGATCGTTTCAACACGGCGATTGCCAATAATGAAATCCTGGCACCAGCGAAAACTGTGGCAGAAATGCAGACGGTAGCGATGTCGAACCAGATTAATGCTGCGCTCTGTGCTTTCTTTATGATTGTAGCCTTTGTCATGTTGTTTGCTGCAATTCGCGTGATTCGTCGTGCATTGGCAAATCCTGAGCCATCTGTACATGAAGCAGAAGCGATTTATCGCGATCCTGAAGAGATTCAGCCAGCGAAAGGTCATTAA